In Phyllostomus discolor isolate MPI-MPIP mPhyDis1 chromosome 3, mPhyDis1.pri.v3, whole genome shotgun sequence, a single genomic region encodes these proteins:
- the RMI2 gene encoding recQ-mediated genome instability protein 2 → MAAVVADSFSGGVPAAVRLPSSPPVKVLAEQLRRNTEGSPGAWWLSRAAAGRGPLELTVVWMQGTVVAAGGGEARLRDPSGAFSVCGLERVPRGRPCLAPGKYVMVMGVIQACVPEPCLQAVKMTDLSDNPVHESMWALEVEDLHRNVP, encoded by the exons ATGGCGGCAGTCGTGGCCGACTCTTTTTCCGGCGGCGTCCCGGCGGCGGTGAGGCTGCCGTCGTCACCGCcggtcaaggtgttggcagagcaGCTGCGGCGCAACACGGAAGGCAGCCCGGGCGCGTGGTGGCTGTCACGGGCGGCGGCCGGCCGCGGGCCGCTGGAGCTGACGGTTGTGTGGATGCAGGGCACGGTGGTAGCTGCGGGCGGCGGCGAGGCGCGGCTGCGTGACCCAAGCGGGGCCTTCTCGGTTTGCGGCCTGGAGCGGGTGCCGCGCGGCCGGCCCTGCCTCGCCCCAG gaaaaTATGTGATGGTAATGGGAGTGATTCAGGCCTGCGTTCCTGAGCCGTGCCTACAGGCTGTGAAGATGACAGACCTTTCTGATAATCCTGTCCATGAAAGCATGTGGGCACTGGAAGTAGAAGATTTACACAGGAATGTTCCTTAG